From the genome of Terriglobales bacterium:
GCCAAGGCGGCGCTGGCCCGCAAGGCCGATCCCAACGCACGCGACGAGCACGGCGTCACCGCCCTCATGATGGCCTGCGAGGACGACCGTGACCTGCCTCTGGCGCGCCTGTTGCTCGACTCCGGCGCCGACCTCAACGCCCACGATGTGGTGGGCTTCACCGCGCTCATGACCGCCGCCGACGCCGGCAACACCGAGATCCTCAAGCTGCTGCTGGAGCGCAAGCCCGAGGTCAACGCCCGCGACGGGAATGGTTGGAGCGCGCTCACCGTCGCCGCCGCCGGCCATCGCCCCGATAGCGCGCAACTGCTGCTGGCTGCCGGCGCCGACTACAACGCCGCCGACAAGAACGGCACCACCGTGCTCATGCTGGCCGCGGCGGCGGGCGAGAGCGAACTCGTCCAGGCCCTGCTCGACGCCGCCAAGGCTCCCGCCGCCACTCCCGGCCAGACCCGGGCGCCGCTCAACCTGGCCGCCCGCGACTATAACGGCTGGACGGCGCTGCACCACGCCGTCTCCTACGACCACGCCGAAGTGGCCCGGCTGTTGCTGGCCGCCGGCGCCGATCCCAACACCCTCTCCCGCAGCCAGTTGACTCCGCTCATGCTGGCGGCGGCGGGCAGCCACCTGGCCACCGCCCAGGCGCTGGCCGACGGCGGCGCCAAGGTGGACGCCCGCGGTCCCAACGGCCTCACTGCGCTGATGCTGGCGGCGGGCGCGGGCGACCCCGAGATGGTCCAGCTCCTGCTTGGCCACGGCGCCGACCCCAACGCCCACACCGCCGGCGGCCGCACCGCCCTCATGGACGCCGCCTTCCACGGCGACAAGCAGGTGGTGCAGGCGCTGCTGGCCAAGGGCGCCGACCCCAACGCCAAGACCACCGCCGGCGCCAGCGTGCTGGCCCGCGCCCAGGCCCGCCCCGGCAACGACGAGGTCATCGCCCTGCTCAAGGCGGTAGGAGCGAAGTAAGAGTCGCCAGTCGCCGGTCGCCAGCTCACTCTCGCCATGTGTCATCCTTCCGCCGACCGGAGGGAGGCGGGAGGATCTGCCGACAGCGTGGACGCCACCCTGCCGGGGGTGCGGGCGATCTCGTCAGATCCTTCGCGAGGCGAAGCCGAGCGGAGGATGACATCCCGGAAGCTCTTGGTTTTTCGATGATCCGATCCCCCGATGACCCGATGCCCCTCTGACTCTGCTACCATCTCCCCCGTGAAGTCGCGCAAGCAGCCCGCCAAGGCGAACCGCACCCGCCGCCGCCGGCCCCAGGCCGAGCTGGTGATCATCACCGGCATGAGCGGCTCCGGGAAGGCCTCGGTGCTCAAGGCCTTCGAGGACCTGGGCTACTACTGCGTGGACAACCTGCCGGTGGAATTGATCCCCAGCTTCGCCGAGTTGGTGCGCCATTCGGCCGAGATCGAGCGCGCCGCCCTGGTGGTGGACGTGCGCGAGGGCCAGGGACTGGAGCGCCTGCCCGCCATCCTGCACTCGCTGGAGGGCTCGGTGACCAGGCACGTGCTGTATCTTGAGGCCAGCGACGAGGTGCTGCTGCGCCGCTACAGCGAGACCCGGCGGCCGCATCCCCTGGGAGCCTCTGGGCCGGTGAAGGCGGCGCTGGCCGCCGAGCGCCGCCGCCTCCGTCCCATCCGCGCCGTCGCCGACCTGGTGGTCGACACCTCCCGCTTCAACGTGCACGAACTGCGCACCCACGTCACCCACCAGTTCCAGCGGCGCTCCGCTGACAAGAACATCCTGGTCTCCTGCGTCAGCTTCGGCTACCGCCACGGCCTGCCCGAGGACGCCGACCTGGTCTTCGACGTGCGCTTCCTCCCCAACCCTCACTTCGTCCCCGAACTGCGCCCCTACACCGGCAAGGACGCCAAGGTGGCTCGCTACATCCGCTCCTTCCCGCAGACCCGCGAGTTCATCCGCCGCACCGCCGACATGCTCACCTACCTGCTGCCCCACTACGTGCGGGAAGGGAAGAGCTACCTCACCATCGGCTTCGGCTGCACCGGGGGCCAGCACCGCTCGGTGATGATCGCGGAAGAGGTGACCCAGCGCCTGGCTGCCGCCGGCTACCGCACCAAGGTCACCCACCGCGACTGCCCCAGGTAAGGCAATGCAGAATTGAGAATTGAGAATGCAGAATGAAAACCTGCACTGAGCCCTACATTCTGCATTCTCAATTCTGCATTCTGCAATTCCTCGCCGGAGCCCCGGAAGTCAGCCTCTGAGCCCGCATCTTCCGGTAAAATAAGACCTTGTATCTTCCCCGGCAGAACGTGTTCGGCCCGGCCTTCCCCCGTCCCGGGAGGAGCGTCTTCAGGGAGTTATGCGGCAACTGAGCCGGCTGCTTCGCTACTTCGTGCCCTACGGGCTGCAGGTGCTGGCCTCCGTCGTGCTCATGGCGGCGGTGGGCTTCTTCGAGGCCTTCCGCCTGCTGCTGATCGGGCCCATGCTCGACCGGGTGCTCCACCCCGACACCGCCTCGCAGAACATCGCGCTGCTCACCTGGGGCGGCGGCAAGACCATCTACCTGCAGCAGTTCGTACCCTCGCACTTCCACAACGCCTGGACCATCGTGGCCTTCGCCCTGGTGGCCTCCACCGTGCTCAAGGGCCTGTGCGACTACCTGGCCACCTACCTGGTGAACTACGCCGGCTTCGGCATGATCACCGACCTGCGCAACGACC
Proteins encoded in this window:
- a CDS encoding ankyrin repeat domain-containing protein; this translates as AKAALARKADPNARDEHGVTALMMACEDDRDLPLARLLLDSGADLNAHDVVGFTALMTAADAGNTEILKLLLERKPEVNARDGNGWSALTVAAAGHRPDSAQLLLAAGADYNAADKNGTTVLMLAAAAGESELVQALLDAAKAPAATPGQTRAPLNLAARDYNGWTALHHAVSYDHAEVARLLLAAGADPNTLSRSQLTPLMLAAAGSHLATAQALADGGAKVDARGPNGLTALMLAAGAGDPEMVQLLLGHGADPNAHTAGGRTALMDAAFHGDKQVVQALLAKGADPNAKTTAGASVLARAQARPGNDEVIALLKAVGAK
- the rapZ gene encoding RNase adapter RapZ — encoded protein: MKSRKQPAKANRTRRRRPQAELVIITGMSGSGKASVLKAFEDLGYYCVDNLPVELIPSFAELVRHSAEIERAALVVDVREGQGLERLPAILHSLEGSVTRHVLYLEASDEVLLRRYSETRRPHPLGASGPVKAALAAERRRLRPIRAVADLVVDTSRFNVHELRTHVTHQFQRRSADKNILVSCVSFGYRHGLPEDADLVFDVRFLPNPHFVPELRPYTGKDAKVARYIRSFPQTREFIRRTADMLTYLLPHYVREGKSYLTIGFGCTGGQHRSVMIAEEVTQRLAAAGYRTKVTHRDCPR